One part of the Arabidopsis thaliana chromosome 4, partial sequence genome encodes these proteins:
- a CDS encoding Peptidase M20/M25/M40 family protein (Peptidase M20/M25/M40 family protein; FUNCTIONS IN: metallopeptidase activity, hydrolase activity; INVOLVED IN: proteolysis, metabolic process; EXPRESSED IN: 24 plant structures; EXPRESSED DURING: 13 growth stages; CONTAINS InterPro DOMAIN/s: Peptidase M20 (InterPro:IPR002933), Peptidase M20, dimerisation (InterPro:IPR011650).), protein MASSSKALIESIGSLDKDSYVSLLSKLIGESKFVQNNPPELIPQEDLIVKHVLDSLRPYSTETGGGPLVINHVAYHSGRGNLIVEYPGSVPGKILSFVGMHMDVVTANPDDWEFDPFSLSIDGDKLRGRGTTDCLGHVALVTELMKKLGQAKPALKSTVVAVFIASEENSSIPGVGVDMLVKDKLLDKLKSGPLLVSILYWIDTADKQPCVGTGGMIPWKLQFTGKLFHSGLAHKAINAMELAMEGLKEIQARFYRDFPPHPQEEVYGFATPSTMKPTQWCYPAGGINQIPGECTVSGDVRLTPFYDVKEVITKLQEYVDDINGNIERLETRGPVSKYVLPDENLRGRLTLSFDEASAGVACNLDSPGFHVLCKATEEVVGHVKPYSITGTLPLIRDLQDEGFDVQTSGYGLMATYHAKNEYCLLTDMCQGFDVFIRIISQLEQV, encoded by the exons ATGGCTTCGTCTTCCAAAGCACTGATCGAATCCATAGGCTCTCttgacaaagactcatacgtTTCTCTCTTATCAAAACTCATAGGCGAATCTAAATTCGTCCAGAACAATCCGCCGGAGCTCATCCCTCAAGAGGACCTAATCGTCAAACACGTCCTTGACTCTCTCCGTCCTTATAGCACAGAAACTGGTGGTGGTCCTCTGGTGATCAATCATGTCGCGTATCATTCAGGTAGAGGTAATCTCATCGTTGAGTACCCAGGATCTGTTCCCGGAAAGATCTTGTCTTTCGTCGGAATGCATATGGACGTCGTCACTGCGAATCCTGATGATTGG GAATTTGATCCTTTCTCGCTAAGCATAGATGGTGATAAGCTTCGTGGTCGTGGGACAACAGATTGTCTTGGTCACGTTGCTCTTGTCACTGAACTCATGAAGAAACTCGGGCAAGCCAAACCGGCGTTGAAATCAACGGTGGTGGCGGTTTTCATCGCTAGCGAAGAGAACTCTTCCATTCCTGGTGTTGGTGTGGACATGCTGGTGAAAGACAAACTTCTTGATAAGCTCAAATCCGGACCCTTGTTAGTTTCCATTCT GTATTGGATTGATACAGCGGATAAGCAGCCGTGTGTTGGAACTGGGGGTATGATACCATGGAAGCTTCAGTTTACTGGAAAGCTTTTCCATAGCGGTTTAGCTCACAag GCGATTAACGCGATGGAGTTAGCAATGGAAGGGCTTAAGGAAATCCAAGCTCGGTTCTACAGAGACTTTCCGCCTCACCCACAAGAGGAAGTTTATGGTTTTGCAACACCATCCACCATGAAGCCAACACAGTGGTGTT ATCCAGCAGGTGGAATCAACCAAATCCCCGGAGAATGTACTGTTTCGGGTGATGTCAGGTTGACTCCTTTCTATGA CGTGAAGGAAGTGATAACGAAGTTGCAAGAGTATGTTGACGACATAAACGGTAACATAGAGAGGCTCGAAACCCGTGGTCCTGTTTCAAAATATGTCTTACCAGATGAGAATTTACGGGGAAG GCTCACGTTAAGTTTTGATGAAGCATCAGCTGGAGTTGCGTGTAATCTTGATTCTCCCGGCTTTCACGTTCTATGCAAAGCAACCGAAGAAGTTGTTGGACACGTGAAGCCTTACTCGATCACCGGTACTTTACCTCTAATCCGAGACCTCCAG GATGAAGGTTTTGATGTGCAAACTTCAGGATACG GTCTCATGGCTACATATCATGCAAAGAACGAATACTGCCTTCTTACAGACATGTGCCAAGGCTTTGATGTCTTCATCAGGATCATTTCTCAACTTGAACAAGTATAA
- a CDS encoding Peptidase M20/M25/M40 family protein (Peptidase M20/M25/M40 family protein; FUNCTIONS IN: metallopeptidase activity, hydrolase activity; INVOLVED IN: proteolysis, metabolic process; EXPRESSED IN: 25 plant structures; EXPRESSED DURING: 13 growth stages; CONTAINS InterPro DOMAIN/s: Peptidase M20 (InterPro:IPR002933), Peptidase M20, dimerisation (InterPro:IPR011650); Has 6221 Blast hits to 6219 proteins in 1645 species: Archae - 204; Bacteria - 4419; Metazoa - 218; Fungi - 167; Plants - 78; Viruses - 0; Other Eukaryotes - 1135 (source: NCBI BLink).), which yields MASSSKALIESIGSLDKDSYVSLLSKLIGESKFVQNNPPELIPQEDLIVKHVLDSLRPYSTETGGGPLVINHVAYHSGRGNLIVEYPGSVPGKILSFVGMHMDVVTANPDDWEFDPFSLSIDGDKLRGRGTTDCLGHVALVTELMKKLGQAKPALKSTVVAVFIASEENSSIPGVGVDMLVKDKLLDKLKSGPLYWIDTADKQPCVGTGGMIPWKLQFTGKLFHSGLAHKAINAMELAMEGLKEIQARFYRDFPPHPQEEVYGFATPSTMKPTQWCYPAGGINQIPGECTVSGDVRLTPFYDVKEVITKLQEYVDDINGNIERLETRGPVSKYVLPDENLRGRLTLSFDEASAGVACNLDSPGFHVLCKATEEVVGHVKPYSITGTLPLIRDLQDEGFDVQTSGYGLMATYHAKNEYCLLTDMCQGFDVFIRIISQLEQV from the exons ATGGCTTCGTCTTCCAAAGCACTGATCGAATCCATAGGCTCTCttgacaaagactcatacgtTTCTCTCTTATCAAAACTCATAGGCGAATCTAAATTCGTCCAGAACAATCCGCCGGAGCTCATCCCTCAAGAGGACCTAATCGTCAAACACGTCCTTGACTCTCTCCGTCCTTATAGCACAGAAACTGGTGGTGGTCCTCTGGTGATCAATCATGTCGCGTATCATTCAGGTAGAGGTAATCTCATCGTTGAGTACCCAGGATCTGTTCCCGGAAAGATCTTGTCTTTCGTCGGAATGCATATGGACGTCGTCACTGCGAATCCTGATGATTGG GAATTTGATCCTTTCTCGCTAAGCATAGATGGTGATAAGCTTCGTGGTCGTGGGACAACAGATTGTCTTGGTCACGTTGCTCTTGTCACTGAACTCATGAAGAAACTCGGGCAAGCCAAACCGGCGTTGAAATCAACGGTGGTGGCGGTTTTCATCGCTAGCGAAGAGAACTCTTCCATTCCTGGTGTTGGTGTGGACATGCTGGTGAAAGACAAACTTCTTGATAAGCTCAAATCCGGACCCTT GTATTGGATTGATACAGCGGATAAGCAGCCGTGTGTTGGAACTGGGGGTATGATACCATGGAAGCTTCAGTTTACTGGAAAGCTTTTCCATAGCGGTTTAGCTCACAag GCGATTAACGCGATGGAGTTAGCAATGGAAGGGCTTAAGGAAATCCAAGCTCGGTTCTACAGAGACTTTCCGCCTCACCCACAAGAGGAAGTTTATGGTTTTGCAACACCATCCACCATGAAGCCAACACAGTGGTGTT ATCCAGCAGGTGGAATCAACCAAATCCCCGGAGAATGTACTGTTTCGGGTGATGTCAGGTTGACTCCTTTCTATGA CGTGAAGGAAGTGATAACGAAGTTGCAAGAGTATGTTGACGACATAAACGGTAACATAGAGAGGCTCGAAACCCGTGGTCCTGTTTCAAAATATGTCTTACCAGATGAGAATTTACGGGGAAG GCTCACGTTAAGTTTTGATGAAGCATCAGCTGGAGTTGCGTGTAATCTTGATTCTCCCGGCTTTCACGTTCTATGCAAAGCAACCGAAGAAGTTGTTGGACACGTGAAGCCTTACTCGATCACCGGTACTTTACCTCTAATCCGAGACCTCCAG GATGAAGGTTTTGATGTGCAAACTTCAGGATACG GTCTCATGGCTACATATCATGCAAAGAACGAATACTGCCTTCTTACAGACATGTGCCAAGGCTTTGATGTCTTCATCAGGATCATTTCTCAACTTGAACAAGTATAA
- a CDS encoding CAAX protease self-immunity protein (FUNCTIONS IN: molecular_function unknown; INVOLVED IN: biological_process unknown; LOCATED IN: chloroplast, membrane; EXPRESSED IN: 23 plant structures; EXPRESSED DURING: 13 growth stages; CONTAINS InterPro DOMAIN/s: Abortive infection protein (InterPro:IPR003675); BEST Arabidopsis thaliana protein match is: unknown protein (TAIR:AT2G35260.1); Has 30201 Blast hits to 17322 proteins in 780 species: Archae - 12; Bacteria - 1396; Metazoa - 17338; Fungi - 3422; Plants - 5037; Viruses - 0; Other Eukaryotes - 2996 (source: NCBI BLink).), whose translation MGLPLLSCSSTRVTLSSSSSSSWCSSGSGGFRSSSKLFDSPACSRSDLKKRSGKRNSRLNGLSLEKLRSIKASSSSAGQSSSEVIDDGDAAARGLAVTSGDVTSVGSFSSGEFVGAGSGGLAGPSGEVTSVGEFVGGSGGDFKDWDKIGAIVRLSYGIGIYCGMAVAGRFICEVAGIDYTGGFNASLDTIIAGLGYASPPIMALLFILDDEVVKLSPHARAIRDVEDDELRGFFQGMSAWQFILVVTASSVGEELFYRAAFQGALADIFLRGTDLISDSRGMVALTGLLPPFVPFAQVFAATITAALTGSLYYIAASPKDPTYIMAPVLKTRSARDELKKLFAAWYERRQMKKIYSPLLEGLLGLYLGFEWIQTNNLLAPIITHGIYSAVVLGNGLWKLHHHQQRLRLRVQKLETEGDNNSR comes from the exons ATGGGTCTTCCTTTATTGTCTTGTAGTTCCACAAGAgtcactctctcttcttcttcttcttcatcttggTGTAGTAGCGGAAGCGGTGGATTTAGGAGTAGTTCTAAGCTTTTCGATTCTCCGGCGTGTTCGAGATCGGATTTGAAGAAACGTAGCGGGAAGAGAAATTCACGGTTAAACGGACTTTCGTTAGAGAAATTAAGGTCGATTAAAGCATCGTCGTCTTCCGCTGGACAGAGCAGTAGCGAAGTGATCGACGACGGAGATGCGGCGGCGCGTGGTTTAGCTGTTACTTCAGGAGATGTAACGTCGGTTGGAAGTTTCAGTAGCGGCGAATTTGTTGGTGCTGGTAGTGGCGGTTTAGCTGGACCTTCAGGTGAGGTTACTTCCGTCGGCGAGTTTGTCGGCGGAAGCGGCGGGGATTTTAAGGATTGGGATAAGATCGGTGCTATTGTTAGGTTGAGTTATGGAATCG GAATATATTGTGGAATGGCAGTAGCAGGAAGATTCATATGTGAAGTAGCAGGAATAGATTACACAGGAGGTTTTAATGCTTCTTTAGATACAATTATCGCTGGACTTGGTTATGCTTCTCCACCTATTATGGCTCTTCTCTTCATTCTTGAT GATGAAGTTGTTAAATTGTCGCCTCATGCTCGTGCCATTagagatgttgaagatgatgagcTTCGAGGTTTCTTTCAAGGAATGTCAGCTTGGCAG TTTATCTTAGTAGTTACTGCAAGTTCAGTTGGAGAAGAGCTCTTCTATCGTGCTGCGTTTCAG GGTGCACTAGCTGATATATTCCTAAGGGGCACAGATCTTATCTCGGATTCTCGAGGAATGGTTGCTTTG ACTGGACTCTTGCCACCATTTGTACCATTTGCTCAAGTATTTGCAGCCACTATTACAGCCGCTCTCACTGGTTCTCTCTACTACATAGCTGCTTCCCCTAAAG ATCCAACTTATATAATGGCACCGGTCTTGAAAACTCGCTCTGCCCGAGACGAGCTGAAGAAGTTGTTTGCAG CGTGGTATGAGCGAAGACAGATGAAGAAAATCTACTCTCCTCTTCTTGAAGGGCTTTTGGGTCTATACCTCGGCTTTGAATGGATTCAG ACAAACAATCTTCTTGCTCCTATCATCACACATGGTATATACTCAGCCGTTGTATTGGGTAATGGTCTCTGGAAACTACACCATCATCAGCAAAGACTCCGGCTACGTGTTCAGAAACTTGAAACTGAAGGTGACAACAACTCAAGATAG
- a CDS encoding uncharacterized protein (BEST Arabidopsis thaliana protein match is: RING/FYVE/PHD zinc finger superfamily protein (TAIR:AT3G02890.1); Has 200 Blast hits to 194 proteins in 51 species: Archae - 0; Bacteria - 0; Metazoa - 61; Fungi - 11; Plants - 116; Viruses - 0; Other Eukaryotes - 12 (source: NCBI BLink).), whose product MTSYVQHDGDGDSVKNAEVAEAILNDNNELSHIEREITVCDTCGDQGYEYLLVICCNCGVGAEHTYCMMEKIDKVPDSWSCYDCTKEVDEMREEKGNEETSSRKRKADAVTNFFETAEKTSSQRQFDLLNTESYPKIRNFDLNVDPNIKLGEISGIDMDKVHDIDLNRDPNIELGEVPGIDINKVMT is encoded by the exons ATGACATCGTATGTGCAGCATGATGGTGATGGCGATAGTGTTAAAAATGCAGAAGTTGCAGAGGCTATACTCAATGATAACAATGAACTGTCTCATATTGAGCGAGAA ATAACTGTTTGTGATACATGTGGTGATCAAGGATATGAATATTTACTTGTGATCTGTTGCAACTGCGGAGTTGGTGCAGAACATAC TTATTGCATGATGGAAAAAATAGATAAGGTTCCCGATAGTTGGTCTTGCTATGACTGCACTAAAGAGGTAGATGAAATgcgagaagaaaaaggaaatgaagaaaCCAGCTCTAGAAAAAGGAAAGCAGATGCTGTTACTAATTTTTTCGAG ACAGCAGAAAAAACATCATCTCAAAGACAATTTGATTTGTTGAACACAGAAAGTTATcctaaaattagaaattttgatttgaacgTGGACCCTAACATAAAACTAGGTGAAATCTCTGGTATAGATATGGACAAAGTACATGACATAGATCTAAATAGGGATCCTAACATAGAACTAGGTGAAGTCCCTGGTATAGATATAAACAAAGTCATGACATAG
- a CDS encoding carboxyl-terminal proteinase-like protein, putative (DUF239) (Protein of Unknown Function (DUF239); INVOLVED IN: biological_process unknown; LOCATED IN: endomembrane system; EXPRESSED IN: 6 plant structures; EXPRESSED DURING: C globular stage; CONTAINS InterPro DOMAIN/s: Protein of unknown function DUF239, plant (InterPro:IPR004314); BEST Arabidopsis thaliana protein match is: Protein of Unknown Function (DUF239) (TAIR:AT5G46200.1); Has 626 Blast hits to 604 proteins in 21 species: Archae - 0; Bacteria - 4; Metazoa - 0; Fungi - 6; Plants - 616; Viruses - 0; Other Eukaryotes - 0 (source: NCBI BLink).): MASYCLLYIFIYLCSYHIAQTVQKEIEYECVDIYKQPAFQHPLMKDHQIQMRPSVDFQTTVSTEPETSDLFTGKAEERCPKGQVPIHIPQINYTNDFVQPNRIITEANLHYAIIRPFENYTKIWGGAQAVFNIYKPRVLRNQFSKAWIWLNHREKDVISSIQFGWAVHIGLYRDDRPRLTTYWISNRHQNGCYNVLCRGGYVQVHKTIYPGMAYNKISVLGKRQSTAHLLVGQDSRTKNWLLMTRKTLIGYWPYQIFSMQGVSQVFFGGYTGGLAGAISPPMGAGTFPRQVGYRNKFACFMKQLKYFEDKRLVDIDSNEFEEYVDSPKCYDVWYREFEIRSGEMLTFGGPGGQCGI; this comes from the exons ATGGCTTCGTACTGTTTATTATACATCTTCATATATCTTTGTTCTTATCACATTGCTCAAACAGTTCAG AAAGAAATAGAATACGAATGTGTGGATATCTATAAGCAACCTGCATTTCAACATCCATTGATGAAAGATCACCAAATCCAG ATGAGACCAAGTGTCGATTTTCAAACCACGGTATCGACGGAGCCGGAAACATCAGATTTATTCACTGGTAAAGCAGAAGAAAGGTGTCCTAAAGGACAAGTACCAATTCACATACCGCAAATTAACTATACTAATGACTTTGTCCAACCGAATAGAATAATTACAGAAGCCAATCTACAT tATGCAATTATTAGACCATTTGAGAATTACACAAAGATATGGGGTGGAGCGCAAGCGGTTTTCAATATTTACAAACCACGAGTATTGAGAAATCAATTTAGTAAAGCTTGGATTTGGCTAAATCACAGAGAAAAAGATGTAATAAGCAGCATCCAATTTGGTTGGGCA GTGCATATAGGATTGTACCGAGATGATCGCCCAAGGTTAACAACATACTGGATA tCAAATCGACACCAAAACGGATGCTACAATGTGTTATGTCGAGGAGGATATGTCCAAGTCCATAAGACAATCTACCCCGGTATGGCTTACAATAAAATTAGTGTCTTAGGCAAAAGACAGTCCACTGCTCATCTTCTCGTCGGTCAG GATTCCAGAACAAAAAACTGGTTATTGATGACGAGAAAAACCTTGATAGGCTATTGGCCCTATCAAATTTTTTCGATGCAAGGAGTATCACAAGTTTTCTTCGGCGGATATACAGGGGGGTTAGCTGGAGCTATCAGCCCTCCTATGGGGGCAGGAACTTTTCCGAGACAAGTAGGATATCGAAACAAGTTTGCATGTTTCATGAAACAACTTAAGTATTTTGAGGATAAAAGACTAGTAGATATTGATTCGAACGAGTTTGAGGAATATGTGGATAGTCCAAAGTGTTACGATGTATGGTATCGCGAGTTTGAAATACGAAGTGGAGAGATGCTAACCTTCGGTGGACCTGGTGGACAATGTGGTATCTAA
- the PYR1 gene encoding Polyketide cyclase/dehydrase and lipid transport superfamily protein (PYRABACTIN RESISTANCE 1 (PYR1); FUNCTIONS IN: abscisic acid binding; INVOLVED IN: abscisic acid mediated signaling pathway, regulation of protein phosphatase type 2c activity; LOCATED IN: cellular_component unknown; EXPRESSED IN: 25 plant structures; EXPRESSED DURING: 15 growth stages; CONTAINS InterPro DOMAIN/s: Streptomyces cyclase/dehydrase (InterPro:IPR005031); BEST Arabidopsis thaliana protein match is: PYR1-like 1 (TAIR:AT5G46790.1); Has 389 Blast hits to 389 proteins in 26 species: Archae - 0; Bacteria - 0; Metazoa - 0; Fungi - 0; Plants - 389; Viruses - 0; Other Eukaryotes - 0 (source: NCBI BLink).), translated as MPSELTPEERSELKNSIAEFHTYQLDPGSCSSLHAQRIHAPPELVWSIVRRFDKPQTYKHFIKSCSVEQNFEMRVGCTRDVIVISGLPANTSTERLDILDDERRVTGFSIIGGEHRLTNYKSVTTVHRFEKENRIWTVVLESYVVDMPEGNSEDDTRMFADTVVKLNLQKLATVAEAMARNSGDGSGSQVT; from the coding sequence ATGCCTTCGGAGTTAACACCAGAAGAACGATCGGAACTAAAAAACTCAATCGCCGAGTTCCACACATACCAACTCGATCCAGGAAGCTGTTCATCACTCCACGCGCAACGAATCCACGCGCCTCCGGAACTCGTCTGGTCAATCGTACGACGATTCGACAAACCACAAACATACAAACACTTCATCAAATCCTGCTCCGTCGAACAAAACTTCGAGATGCGCGTCGGATGCACGCGCGACGTGATCGTCATCAGTGGATTACCGGCGAACACATCAACGGAAAGACTCGATATACTCGACGACGAACGGAGAGTTACCGGATTCAGTATCATCGGAGGCGAACATAGGCTGACGAATTACAAATCCGTTACGACGGTGCATCGGTTCGAGAAAGAGAATCGGATCTGGACGGTGGTTTTGGAATCTTACGTCGTTGATATGCCGGAAGGTAACTCGGAGGATGATACTCGTATGTTTGCTGATACGGTTGTGAAGCTTAATTTGCAGAAACTCGCGACGGTTGCTGAAGCTATGGCTCGTAACTCCGGTGACGGAAGTGGTTCTCAGGTGAcgtga
- the MYC4 gene encoding Basic helix-loop-helix (bHLH) DNA-binding family protein (Basic helix-loop-helix (bHLH) DNA-binding family protein; FUNCTIONS IN: DNA binding, sequence-specific DNA binding transcription factor activity; INVOLVED IN: regulation of transcription; LOCATED IN: nucleus; EXPRESSED IN: 22 plant structures; EXPRESSED DURING: 13 growth stages; CONTAINS InterPro DOMAIN/s: Helix-loop-helix DNA-binding domain (InterPro:IPR001092), Helix-loop-helix DNA-binding (InterPro:IPR011598); BEST Arabidopsis thaliana protein match is: Basic helix-loop-helix (bHLH) DNA-binding family protein (TAIR:AT5G46760.1); Has 4061 Blast hits to 3773 proteins in 423 species: Archae - 0; Bacteria - 20; Metazoa - 552; Fungi - 119; Plants - 3303; Viruses - 13; Other Eukaryotes - 54 (source: NCBI BLink).), with protein MSPTNVQVTDYHLNQSKTDTTNLWSTDDDASVMEAFIGGGSDHSSLFPPLPPPPLPQVNEDNLQQRLQALIEGANENWTYAVFWQSSHGFAGEDNNNNNTVLLGWGDGYYKGEEEKSRKKKSNPASAAEQEHRKRVIRELNSLISGGVGGGDEAGDEEVTDTEWFFLVSMTQSFVKGTGLPGQAFSNSDTIWLSGSNALAGSSCERARQGQIYGLQTMVCVATENGVVELGSSEIIHQSSDLVDKVDTFFNFNNGGGEFGSWAFNLNPDQGENDPGLWISEPNGVDSGLVAAPVMNNGGNDSTSNSDSQPISKLCNGSSVENPNPKVLKSCEMVNFKNGIENGQEEDSSNKKRSPVSNNEEGMLSFTSVLPCDSNHSDLEASVAKEAESNRVVVEPEKKPRKRGRKPANGREEPLNHVEAERQRREKLNQRFYSLRAVVPNVSKMDKASLLGDAISYISELKSKLQKAESDKEELQKQIDVMNKEAGNAKSSVKDRKCLNQESSVLIEMEVDVKIIGWDAMIRIQCSKRNHPGAKFMEALKELDLEVNHASLSVVNDLMIQQATVKMGNQFFTQDQLKVALTEKVGECP; from the coding sequence ATGTCTCCGACGAATGTTCAAGTAACCGATTACCATCTCAACCAATCAAAAACGGATACAACAAATCTCTGGTCAACCGACGACGATGCATCGGTAATGGAAGCTTTCATCGGCGGCGGCTCCGatcattcttctctttttcctccacttcctcctcctcctcttcctcaagTCAACGAAGATAATCTCCAGCAACGTCTCCAAGCTTTAATCGAAGGAGCAAACGAGAACTGGACTTACGCCGTGTTCTGGCAATCATCTCACGGTTTCGCCGgagaagacaacaacaacaacaacacagtGTTGTTAGGTTGGGGAGATGGTTAttacaaaggagaagaagagaagtctagaaagaagaaatcaaatccagCTAGTGCAGCTGAACAAGAGCATCGTAAGAGAGTGATTAGAGAGCTCAACTCTTTAATCTCCGGTGGTgtaggaggaggagatgaagctggagatgaagaagttaCAGATACTGAATGGTTCTTCTTAGTTTCAATGACACAGAGCTTTGTCAAGGGTACTGGTTTACCTGGTCAAGCTTTCTCAAATTCAGACACGATTTGGTTATCTGGTTCTAATGCTTTAGCTGGATCAAGTTGTGAGAGAGCTCGTCAAGGTCAGATTTATGGGTTACAAACAATGGTGTGTGTAGCGACAGAGAATGGTGTCGTTGAGCTTGGTTCGTCGGAGATTATTCATCAAAGTTCAGATCTTGTTGATAAAGTTGACacctttttcaattttaacaATGGTGGTGGTGAATTTGGTTCTTGGGCGTTTAATTTGAATCCAGATCAAGGAGAGAATGATCCAGGTTTGTGGATTAGTGAACCTAATGGTGTTGACTCTGGTCTTGTAGCTGCTCCGGTGATGAATAATGGTGGAAATGACTCAACTTCTAATTCTGATTCTCAACCAATTTCTAAGCTTTGTAATGGAAGCTCtgttgaaaaccctaaccctaaagTTCTGAAATCTTGTGAAATGGTGAATTTCAAGAATGGGATTGAGAAtggtcaagaagaagatagtaGTAATAAGAAGAGATCACCGGTTTCGAATAATGAAGAAGGGATGCTTTCTTTTACCTCTGTTCTTCCATGTGACTCGAATCACTCTGATCTTGAAGCTTCAGTGGCTAAAGAAGCTGAGAGTAACAGAGTTGTGGTTGAACCGGAGAAGAAACCGAGGAAACGAGGGAGAAAACCGGCGAATGGAAGAGAAGAGCCTTTGAATCATGTAGAGgcagagagacagagaagagagaagttgAATCAGAGATTCTATTCTTTAAGAGCTGTGGTTCCTAATGTGTCTAAGATGGATAAAGCTTCTCTATTAGGAGATGCTATTTCGTATATCAGTGAGCTTAAGTCTAAGTTGCAAAAGGCTGAATCTGATAAAGAAGAGTTGCAGAAGCAGATTGATGTGATGAATAAAGAAGCGGGAAATGCGAAAAGTTCGGTAAAAGATCGAAAATGTTTGAATCAAGAATCGAGTGTGTTGATAGAGATGGAGGTTGATGTGAAGATTATTGGTTGGGATGCAATGATAAGGATTCAATGTAGTAAGAGGAATCATCCTGGTGCTAAGTTCATGGAAGCACTTAAGGAGTTGGATTTGGAAGTGAATCATGCGAGTTTATCGGTAGTGAATGATCTTATGATCCAACAAGCGACTGTGAAAATGGGGAATCAGTTTTTCACGCAAGATCAACTCAAGGTTGCTCTAACGGAGAAAGTTGGAGAATGTCCATGA